One Tomitella gaofuii DNA segment encodes these proteins:
- a CDS encoding PaaX family transcriptional regulator C-terminal domain-containing protein has translation MTQADPTSTPGTSDAAVRGAHLAADIPPRRLIVTLFGLYARAQNNWLAVAAVIRLMEELGVPSPAVRSSISRLKRRGMLTGARHDGSAGYSLAPQTLEMLAEGDVRIFERKRATPDDGWLTVVFSIPESERGKRHELRTQLTRLGFGTAAAGVWVAPGNIAREAEQMLRRRGLSDYVDMFRGEHLGFGDLRSKVRAWWDLDELTALYAQFLSRYRPVLRAADSDDFTAGDAFRAYVAALTEWRRLPYLDPGLPHELLPPGWNGIAAASLFDGLNATLSGPAREHATALITP, from the coding sequence GTGACGCAGGCTGATCCGACCTCGACCCCCGGCACTTCCGACGCTGCGGTCCGCGGCGCACACCTGGCCGCCGACATCCCCCCGCGGCGCCTGATCGTGACGCTGTTCGGGCTCTACGCGCGGGCGCAGAACAATTGGCTGGCGGTCGCGGCCGTGATCCGCCTGATGGAAGAGCTGGGCGTGCCGTCGCCGGCGGTGCGGTCGTCGATCTCGCGCCTCAAGCGCCGGGGCATGCTCACCGGCGCGCGGCACGACGGCAGCGCCGGATACTCGCTGGCGCCGCAGACCCTGGAGATGCTCGCCGAGGGCGACGTGCGCATCTTCGAGCGCAAACGCGCCACGCCCGACGACGGCTGGCTGACGGTGGTGTTCTCGATCCCCGAATCCGAGCGCGGCAAGCGCCACGAGCTGCGCACGCAGCTGACCCGGCTCGGTTTCGGGACGGCCGCGGCGGGGGTGTGGGTGGCGCCCGGCAACATCGCCCGCGAGGCCGAGCAGATGCTCCGTCGACGGGGTCTGAGCGATTACGTGGACATGTTCCGGGGCGAGCACCTGGGGTTCGGCGACCTCCGCTCGAAAGTCCGCGCCTGGTGGGACCTCGACGAGCTCACCGCGCTGTACGCGCAGTTCCTGTCCCGGTACCGGCCGGTGCTGCGCGCGGCCGATTCCGACGACTTCACCGCCGGGGACGCATTCCGCGCCTACGTCGCCGCCCTCACCGAGTGGCGGCGGCTGCCGTACCTGGACCCGGGCCTGCCGCACGAGCTGCTGCCGCCGGGCTGGAACGGCATCGCCGCGGCGTCGCTGTTCGACGGGCTCAACGCGACGCTGAGCGGCCCCGCGCGCGAGCACGCGACGGCGCTCATCACGCCCTGA